The window CGACGTGAGCGATGGCCTGTCAACCGACCTGGCGCACCTCTGTCAAGCCTCTGCCCTGTGCGCCGAGATCGAGCAGGCAGCACTGCCAATCCACCCACTCGCCCGAAAGCTCGGTGCGGACTCTGCCCTTGATGCCGCATTGAACGGTGGGGAAGACTACGAGCTGCTCTTTGCTGCACCAGCTTCGTTGAGGATGCCCTCTTCGCTCGCTGGCGTCCCGATCACGAGGATCGGTGCTCTCATGAATCGCCGCTCCGGACGTCCAACGATGTCGCTTCTCACCAACGATGGCAGCCGTAACGAACTCAAGCCAGGCGGGTGGGAGCACTTCTCTCAATCGGCAACGAGGGCTAAGAAGAGATCGCGCTGAGCCTGCTACCATCAATCGGCCCTGTGTAACCCCCCTGGAAATTTATGCGCGACGCTACCAAGATCATCCGTTCCACTCTGACGCGAACCGCCGCGGGTGAGCCGCTGCACTCCGGACCTGTCTTCGCAGCGCCGTACCACACGCCGGGAGACTCTTCCGACACGCCCTACACCTACGCGCGCGCTCACAACCCAACGTGGACGTCGCTTGAAAAAGCCATCGGGCAGATGGAGTCGGGGCAATTAGCATCGGGAGAGTCTTACATCGCGAGTGCACTGGTCTTTGCCTCTGGCATGGCGGCGTGCACTGCGGTCTTCGGCGCCATTCTGCGACCGGGTGATGTCGTCGTGTTGCCCTCGAACGCTTACTACACAGCGCGCATCCTGCTGCAGGAGTACTTCGCAAAGATGGGTGTTGTGCTGCGCATGGCTCCCACGGCAGGAAACGCGCAGGCAGAGTTATTGGAAGGTATTCGGCTCTTGTGGATCGAGTCACCGAGCAACCCAGGCATGGAGATCTGCGACATCACCATGTTATGCGATAAGGCGCATCGTGCAGGCGCTCTTGTCGCCGTCGACAACACCACGCCGACACCATTGGGACAGTTGCCGCTGTCGCTTGGCGCGGACTTCTCCGTTGCATCCGATTCAAAGGCGATGACCGGACACAGTGATCTGCTGCTTGGCCACGTTGCGGTGCGCGATCCGGAGCTGCTGTCCAAGATCGATCACTGGCGCACGCTGACTGGAGCTGCATTGGGGCCGATGGAGGCGTGGTTGGCGCTGCGCTCGATTGCGACGTTGCCTTTGCGGCTCGAGCGTTCCTGCGAGAATGCACAGCGCATCGCCGAGTTCCTCACGACACGAAGCGAAGTCGAAAGCGTGCTATATCCGGGCCTTCCGACACATCCGGGGCACGACATCGCCGCAAAACAGATGCGCTATTTCGGCCCCGTGTTGAGCTTTGTTCTGCGAGACAAGGCGGCGGCCGAGGTCTTCCTCACCACGTCGTCGCTGCTGACCGATGCAACCAGCTTCGGCGGTGTGACCACAACAGCAGAACGTCGCGCAAAATGGGGTGGAGACGCGGTTGCCGACGGATTCATCCGCATGAGTGCAGGTTGCGAGGCGATCGAGGACTTGATCGAAGACATAGCACAAGCACTGGATGCGATTCGATAATGCCGGACACGACAACAGGCGCGGATGATTTTACTCACGACTGGAGTGCAGAGATCTTGAAGACGCCTCCGTTGATCGCGCCCGCGCGGCAGTTTATCTATCCGCAACAGATCCCCGGAGAGGAAGATGCGTTGGCGCGAGGCGCTCTTCAAGTGATGGTTCGACCCGCGAGCGGTGGGACGTTTCTAGCCACATGCGCGTTGGGGTTTACTAACCCCGCGATGCCAACCGGAGTCTTCCCTTGTCCGAATCCGCGTGAGATGTGCGCGGTTGCGGGCGGATATGCCTACGTGGTCGACACGGAACAGCCTGAGCGCTGTACACACATCCCGCTGAAGCCAGTGGTCGAGGTGCGGTCTCTCACGATAAACGGGTTGCTATTGTTTGTCGGCTTTCACTCGATGATCGCCTGGGGTCGAGACGGACTCGCGTGGGAGTCCGGCAAGTTGAGTTGGGAAGGCATTCGGATTACCGGCATCGACGGTAACCTGCTGCAAGGCATGGGATGGAATATGCTGACGGATCGCGAAGTCCCCTTCTCACTCGATCTGCTTACTGGTCAGCACCAGGGCGGGGGCTTTGTTCAGAAGCCGCAAACGCAAAAAAGCTAAGGGCTGCATCGCCCTGCTTCAACAAGCGAGTGTGCTCTAACGCACCGTAACGCAAAGCCAGCTTCGACTTGCTGCCATGCTCCGCAACAACCACCGCATCTTCACTCAGAATTGTGCGGCCACGCACGCTGCCAAAGAAATTTAGCGTGCCGGAGTATTCGTCCTCTGCCTCATAGGGCGGATCAAGGTACACGATATCAATTGGCTTCGGCAGTTTGCCAAGCCGCTGCAGCATCGCGCCGACGCCCCGGTCTTCGAGAGTGAACCCTCGGTTTATCTTCAACGTCGTCAGGTTCTGTCTCATCGAGGCCAGTGCCGGTTCAGCATTCTCAGCAAACCAGACATGCTCAGCGCCACGGCTGATGGCCTCAATTCCGACCGCGCCCGTACCGGCGTAGAGATCGACGAAGCGGCACCCTGGAAGGCGAGGCGCAAGAATATTGAAGAGCGTCTCGCGCAGGCGGTCGCTGGTGGGCCGAGTTTGAAGGCCACGGGGAGCAACCAGCGGACGAGAGCGGTAAGTTCCGGCGATAACACGCATCTTAGCTATGGTATGCCGTCGGAGCACACCGTGTGAGATGGCAGCATACAATGGTAGACATGCGTGGGTGGTCTTTTCCGATCGGCAGATTTCTCGGCGTGGATGTGCGCATCCACACCTTCTTCCTCCTTCTTCTCGGGTTGTCGATCAGCTACGCCTCTGTTTCAGGAGCGACAGGGGGCCGAGGGTTCGGTCTGTGGCTGCTGCTTCTGCTCGCCGTTGCAGTGCGAGAGGTTGCCCGTGCCATTGGTGCGGTCTGGTATGGACTGGAGCTGCGCAGCATCCTTCTGCTTCCCACCGGCGGCTTGATGAGCTATGCAACCACGGAAGCGAGCGAGAGAGCCGCGACACCCGAGATGCAGAAGCGCATGGCAGTCATTGGGCCGATTGTAAACATTGGATTTGGATTGGTGCTGGCCGCAATGGTCTTGACGGTTGCACCCGAGGTTAGCCTCTTCGAGCGGCCCTGGATGGCTCCCTCTCACCTGCTGAGGGCAGCGGTTTGGGTGAATATCCTGCTTGGCGTCGTGAATCTGCTGCCCGCCTCGCCGCTCGACGGAGGACGAGTCTTTCGTGGAGAGTTTGCAAAGACGAAGGGTGGAATCAAAGGCTCGCGAGCCGCTGCAGGACTGGGTCAGTTCATTGCGATTGCGTTGATCGTCGCGGGACTTCTCGTGCCGAATATGTGGCTCGTTATGATCGGCGCTTTTCTGATGATCGGCGCACACATGGAGGACCAGGGGCTTCTGCTGCAAACCGACGTTGACGCAGTACGGATGCGCGATGTGATGTTGACGCAGTTCAGCATGCTCTCAGCCTCTGACACGCTTGAGGATGCGCTGCAGCGCTCTGTCCATACCCTGCAGGATGTCTTTCCTGTCGTGCGCGGGGCGAATCTCGTAGGCGCAGTCTCACGGCAGAGCATCGTAGAAGCGCTGCAAAGCGACGGAAACGGCTACGTGCAAGGTGTCATGACGCGTTCCTTCCAAACGGCGCAGCCCGACGACTCCCTTGTGAAGACTTTGCGACGTATCATGGCCGGCCAGGGCGCGCAGATGGTACCCGTGCTTGAAGGGGATCGCATCGTCGGCATCATCACGCCGCAGAATCTCGCACTGTCGATGGGTCTACTCAACCAGCGCCGCAAGCTGCGGCAACAGGAATAATGTTCGCGGATCAAGATAAGGATGACCGGCCTCTAGCGCCTGGACTCTACCTGGTAGCCACTCCTATCGGCAACCTCGAAGACATCACGCTGCGAGCGTTGCGTGTTCTGCGTCGCGCAGATCGAATTGCCTGTGAAGACACACGACAGACTCAGAAGCTTCTCAATCACTTTGAGATCCGTACCCCTACTGTGAGCTACCACATGCACAACGAGGGCACGCGAACGGAAGAGCTGGTCGCGGAGTTGAAGCAAGGGGCACGCATCGCCGTCGTCAGCGATGCCGGTACTCCGGGCATTGCCGACCCCGGCGGGCAGGTTGTTACTGCCACGCTGGCTGCGGGCATTGATGTCTTTCCGGTTCCTGGCGCAAATGCGGCAGTCAGCGGACTCATCGCAAGTGGCTTGCCAGCCGAGACCTTTACCTTCCATGGATTTCTTCCTGCAAAGGCAGGCCAGAGAAAAACCGCGCTCGAGGAGCTACCGCGAGGCGAGATAACGCATATATTCTACGAGGCTCCCCACCGCATTCTGGACACACTCGCAGACCTCGAAGCTGTCTTCGGGAAGGCTCAGCATGTCGTCATCGCTCGCGAACTGACCAAGCTTCACGAAGAGTTTCTGCGGGGCAGTGTGGCTGCTCTTCACGCTGAATTGACTGCACGCACAAGCATCCGCGGAGAGATCGTTCTGCTGTTCACGCTCGACCAAACCGAGAACAGCTCTGAAAAGAAAAAAACAAGTCTTGCCGGCGAAGTCTCCGCGCTGATGAAGTCAGAAGGAATCAGCGAGATGGATGCTCTGAAGCGTGTCGCCCGCGAGCGCGGCATCGGCAAGAGCGAGGCCTACCGAGAGCTTCAGCGCGAGCAAAACCGGCTACGCTAGCCGCTCCAGAATAAACACGAGACCTTGGCCTTACTCGTCCCGACCTTTGACGCGGTCGTAGTGATACACGTTGCTGGTTGTCCCCAGCGCCTGGTTGTACAGACTCGTGGCTCCGATCGCCTCATTCAGTTCCTCACTGAACTCGTGGATTGCACGAAGGTGATCGGCCGTGGCGGGAATCTCCAACTTACTGGTCTTGATGAACTTCTGGTAGCCGCGGTCCAGCAAACGGGCAATCTCCCCATTCAGCAGCCATCCGGGTCGTGCGAGCACCTCGACAGTGCCATCCGGAGCAGCGGCGATCTCCGCCGCGCAGCCGTACTTCCTCACCTGCACAGCGTTAGGGGTACGCTTTGCACCCTCCTGCGCAGGTGCAACATCGAATCTTTGGCCGCCGAGCAGGGCGAGGACATCATTGAAGGTGCGTTGTGGGGTCTTCTTTGCCATAGGTGCAATACGTTAGACTCGATTAACTGTCGCACATCCGCCGATGTCCTTCAATCGGCTCGGTGCAAAACGATTCAAATGCCCCAAATGAAGACGGAAACTGAATGATCACGACTGTCAAACCGCTTGGAACGAGCATCCTCGAACGCATCGGCCACACACCGCTGGTACGGCTCGAGCGATTGACTGCCCACCTGCCGGGCATCCAGATACTGGGCAAGGCCGAATGGGCGAACCCCGGTGGCTCGGTCAAAGACCGTGCCGCGTCCGCCATTGTGACGGACGCACAACGCAGGGGTCTGCTGGGGGATGGCCGCGGCCTTCTGGACGCGACCAGCGGGAATACAGGCATCGCCTACGCCATGCTGGGAGCCGCACTGGGATTTCGCGTGACGTTGTGCATGCCATCGAACGTCTCACCCGAACGGAAGCGCTACCTTGCGGCCTACGGGGCTGAGGTGGTCTGGACCGATCCTGCCAACGGCTCCGATGGGGCGATCCGTAAAGCGCGTGAGCTCGCCGCCGCCGAACCCGATAGATATTTCTACGCCGACCAGTACTCGAACGATGAAAACTGGAAGGCTCACTACCGTACGACCGCCAACGAGATCTGGGAACAGACCGAAGGCCACGTGACGCACTTCGTCGCCGGTCTCGGCACCAGTGGCACGTTCATGGGAACGACGCGCCGCTTGAAAGAGTTGAATCCCGCGATTCGTTGCATCTCGATGCAGCCAGACTCGCCATTCAACGGGCTTGAGGGTTTGAAGCATATGGCGACCGCGATCGTGCCGCGCATCTACGACCCGACGCTCGCCGACGCGAACATCGAAATGCCGACCGAGACCGCTTACCAAATGGTGAAGGATCTCGGCCGCAAGCATGGTCTCCTGGTTGGGATCTCAGCCGCTGCCGCAGTTGCAACGTCACTTCAGATCGCCGAGCAAGAGGCCGCGGCTGGACGCGAAGCAGTTGTCGTAACCGTCCTCTGCGACTCCGCGGAGAAATACATGAGCGAACGCTTCTGGCAGGAGGGTTGAACAGCATGATTCGCATTCAATACTCCGACTACGAGACCTTGCGCGCACACGGCGAAGAGACCTATCCAAACGAGTGCTGCGGCGTCCTGCTCGGCAAAAATATTGCTGGAGAAGGAAACCGCGTGCAGCAGATCATCCGCGCCGGCAACACTCGCACGGACTCAGCACACAACCGCTACCACATTGCGCCGCAGGAGCTGGTGAAGATTCAACGCCAGGCACGTGGGCTGGGACTGGACATCGTCGGCTTCTACCACTCACACCCAGACCATCCAGCCCAGTGGTCAAAGACCGACTTCGCAGAAGCTCATTGGCTCGGCTGCTCTTACATCATCACCAGCGTTGAAAAGGGAAAAGCCGTCGTGACGAACTCGTTCTTACTCAGCGGCACTGGCGAAGAAGACAAGAACTTCGAGGACGAAGCCATCCAGATTGACATCGCCACACACGCTGCCGGTACCGGGGCGCACAACCAGAAAGGTCAGGCATGAACATTCACATTCCCACGCCGCTGCGCGCATACACGGGCGGCCTCGAGACCGTCAGTATCGCCGGTGCAACGGTCGATGCGGTCTTCCAACAGCTCACCGTCGTCTACCCTGAGCTGAAGCAGCACTTGTTTACGCCGGAAGGCAAGCTGCGTTCGTTCGTCAACGTCTACTTGAACGATGATGACATTCGCTACCTCCAGGACAAAGAAGAGACTGCCGTCAAAGATACAGACGAACTGACGATCATCCCATCGATCGCCGGCGGAACGAACTGTTGCCTGTAAAACTTTTTCATCTGTAACCACCGAAGAAGCTTTTACAGAACAACAATTTTAGCCTGCCATCTCGGATGGTAAAGGAAAACGCCAATGCCAACTGCAGTCGAAGAAACAACACTTCCGAAGTTGTCCAATGATGAGATCGCGCGCTACTCCCGACACTTGATTCTTCCAGAGGTCGGCATGGAGGGCCAGCAGAAGCTGAAGGCCGCGAAGGTGCTGTGCGTCGGTACCGGCGGTCTCGGTGCACCGCTCGCGCTTTACCTTGCTGCTGCTGGCGTAGGAACGATCGGCCTGGTGGACTTCGATACCGTCGACGCCAGCAACCTGCA is drawn from Edaphobacter lichenicola and contains these coding sequences:
- a CDS encoding cystathionine gamma-lyase, translated to MRDATKIIRSTLTRTAAGEPLHSGPVFAAPYHTPGDSSDTPYTYARAHNPTWTSLEKAIGQMESGQLASGESYIASALVFASGMAACTAVFGAILRPGDVVVLPSNAYYTARILLQEYFAKMGVVLRMAPTAGNAQAELLEGIRLLWIESPSNPGMEICDITMLCDKAHRAGALVAVDNTTPTPLGQLPLSLGADFSVASDSKAMTGHSDLLLGHVAVRDPELLSKIDHWRTLTGAALGPMEAWLALRSIATLPLRLERSCENAQRIAEFLTTRSEVESVLYPGLPTHPGHDIAAKQMRYFGPVLSFVLRDKAAAEVFLTTSSLLTDATSFGGVTTTAERRAKWGGDAVADGFIRMSAGCEAIEDLIEDIAQALDAIR
- the rsmD gene encoding 16S rRNA (guanine(966)-N(2))-methyltransferase RsmD produces the protein MRVIAGTYRSRPLVAPRGLQTRPTSDRLRETLFNILAPRLPGCRFVDLYAGTGAVGIEAISRGAEHVWFAENAEPALASMRQNLTTLKINRGFTLEDRGVGAMLQRLGKLPKPIDIVYLDPPYEAEDEYSGTLNFFGSVRGRTILSEDAVVVAEHGSKSKLALRYGALEHTRLLKQGDAALSFFAFAASEQSPRPGADQ
- a CDS encoding CBS domain-containing protein; its protein translation is MRGWSFPIGRFLGVDVRIHTFFLLLLGLSISYASVSGATGGRGFGLWLLLLLAVAVREVARAIGAVWYGLELRSILLLPTGGLMSYATTEASERAATPEMQKRMAVIGPIVNIGFGLVLAAMVLTVAPEVSLFERPWMAPSHLLRAAVWVNILLGVVNLLPASPLDGGRVFRGEFAKTKGGIKGSRAAAGLGQFIAIALIVAGLLVPNMWLVMIGAFLMIGAHMEDQGLLLQTDVDAVRMRDVMLTQFSMLSASDTLEDALQRSVHTLQDVFPVVRGANLVGAVSRQSIVEALQSDGNGYVQGVMTRSFQTAQPDDSLVKTLRRIMAGQGAQMVPVLEGDRIVGIITPQNLALSMGLLNQRRKLRQQE
- the rsmI gene encoding 16S rRNA (cytidine(1402)-2'-O)-methyltransferase yields the protein MFADQDKDDRPLAPGLYLVATPIGNLEDITLRALRVLRRADRIACEDTRQTQKLLNHFEIRTPTVSYHMHNEGTRTEELVAELKQGARIAVVSDAGTPGIADPGGQVVTATLAAGIDVFPVPGANAAVSGLIASGLPAETFTFHGFLPAKAGQRKTALEELPRGEITHIFYEAPHRILDTLADLEAVFGKAQHVVIARELTKLHEEFLRGSVAALHAELTARTSIRGEIVLLFTLDQTENSSEKKKTSLAGEVSALMKSEGISEMDALKRVARERGIGKSEAYRELQREQNRLR
- a CDS encoding PLP-dependent cysteine synthase family protein, with product MITTVKPLGTSILERIGHTPLVRLERLTAHLPGIQILGKAEWANPGGSVKDRAASAIVTDAQRRGLLGDGRGLLDATSGNTGIAYAMLGAALGFRVTLCMPSNVSPERKRYLAAYGAEVVWTDPANGSDGAIRKARELAAAEPDRYFYADQYSNDENWKAHYRTTANEIWEQTEGHVTHFVAGLGTSGTFMGTTRRLKELNPAIRCISMQPDSPFNGLEGLKHMATAIVPRIYDPTLADANIEMPTETAYQMVKDLGRKHGLLVGISAAAAVATSLQIAEQEAAAGREAVVVTVLCDSAEKYMSERFWQEG
- a CDS encoding M67 family metallopeptidase, translated to MIRIQYSDYETLRAHGEETYPNECCGVLLGKNIAGEGNRVQQIIRAGNTRTDSAHNRYHIAPQELVKIQRQARGLGLDIVGFYHSHPDHPAQWSKTDFAEAHWLGCSYIITSVEKGKAVVTNSFLLSGTGEEDKNFEDEAIQIDIATHAAGTGAHNQKGQA
- a CDS encoding MoaD/ThiS family protein, translating into MNIHIPTPLRAYTGGLETVSIAGATVDAVFQQLTVVYPELKQHLFTPEGKLRSFVNVYLNDDDIRYLQDKEETAVKDTDELTIIPSIAGGTNCCL